In Exiguobacterium sp. 9-2, the genomic window CGCGACGAACGACTTAAAGGCTGTCGAGCGGACAGCCGGATTTGGTGTTTTGACGCTTGTCGACTCGCTGAACATGACAGCGATTACGCTCGTCGTCATGGGTGTCGCGATCGATTGGAAATTGACGCTTGCTGCTTTGTTACCGATGCCGCTCCTTGCCTATGCGATGAATAAGCTCGGGAGTCAGATTCACGGTCGTTTCATCACTGCCCAGGATTCGTTTGGAACGATGAATGACCAAGTCGTCGAGTCGATTTCCGGACTGCGTGTCATCCGCTCGTTCGTACAAGAACCAGTCGACGTCAAACGGTTCGATGATGTCACGACGGATGTTTTTGAGAAAAACATGCACGTCGCAAAAATCGATGTCTTATTTGAACCGATTATCAAGTTACTCGTCGGCTTCAGTTACTTGATCGGCTTATCGTTCGGGACTTATCTCGTCTTTACGAACGACATCACGCTAGGGCAATTGGTTGCCTTTAATATCTATCTCGGGATGCTGATCTGGCCGATGTACGCCTTTGGTGAATTGATCAATGTCATCCAGCGCGGAACAGCAAGTCTTGATCGCTTAGAAGCAACGATGCGAGTCAAACCGTTGATTGTTTCGACACCGCGGGAACACGTCGAACATCCCGAGCGAATCGAGATGAACGATTTGACGTTTACGTATCCAGAGACAGCCCATCCAGTCTTACGCGATTTGAATATTTTGATTGAACAAGGAACAACGATCGGGATCGTCGGACCAACGGGATCCGGGAAAACGACGTTCTTGCGTCAATTCTTACGTGAGTATCCGATTGGACGGGATATGCTGACAGTCAACGGCGTACCGTATGAAGATATTGCGCTAGAGACGGTTCGCGGTTGGACGGGCTATGTGTCACAAGAACATTTACTATTTTCAAAATCTGTTCGGGATAACATTTTGTTTGGTGCAGGTGAAGCGACAGAAGAAGAATTGCAGGAAGCGATTCGTCTCGCATCGTTCGAAAAAGATATCGAGACGCTTGAACAAGGACTTGAGACGATGGTCGGCGAACGTGGTGTGACGTTATCAGGAGGTCAAAAGCAACGTCT contains:
- a CDS encoding ABC transporter ATP-binding protein, yielding MRLFNQLSWFLKEHKSSYLVAVVLLIITGFIDLTPPWLIGKVIDGLRSGSMDRTTLLQYVGGLTVISIVSFILTYQWLAKLFGTAFLLERTLRSRFFTHLLKLTPTFYQKNRTGDLMALATNDLKAVERTAGFGVLTLVDSLNMTAITLVVMGVAIDWKLTLAALLPMPLLAYAMNKLGSQIHGRFITAQDSFGTMNDQVVESISGLRVIRSFVQEPVDVKRFDDVTTDVFEKNMHVAKIDVLFEPIIKLLVGFSYLIGLSFGTYLVFTNDITLGQLVAFNIYLGMLIWPMYAFGELINVIQRGTASLDRLEATMRVKPLIVSTPREHVEHPERIEMNDLTFTYPETAHPVLRDLNILIEQGTTIGIVGPTGSGKTTFLRQFLREYPIGRDMLTVNGVPYEDIALETVRGWTGYVSQEHLLFSKSVRDNILFGAGEATEEELQEAIRLASFEKDIETLEQGLETMVGERGVTLSGGQKQRLSIARAMLKKPELLLLDDSLSAVDAKTESHIIDSIRSNRHQSTTLIVAHRLSAVAHADEIIVLQDGMISERGTHDSLMAQNGWYAQQFERQSEEM